TGCGTTCGACGAGCCGTCCCGCCGGCGGCTGGTGCGGACCTGGCACCGGCTCCCCGCCTGGGAGGACGTCGCAGAGGGCCTCGACCGCCTGCGCCGGCGCTACACGGTCGTCGCCCTGTCGAACGGCGGGTTCGCCCTGCTGGTCCATCTGATCAAGGCAGCGCGCCTCGAGTTCGATGCCGTCCTGTCGGCGGAGAATGCACGCCGCTACAAGCCCGATCCCCGGGTGTACCGGATGGCCGGGGAGCTGCTCGACGTCGCGCCGGGCCAGGTGCTGATGGTCGCGGCTCACCGGTGGGACCTCGACGGCGCGCGGAGCGCCGGCCTGCGGACCGCATTCGTCGAGCGTCCCGCCGAGAAGGGCCCCCACCGCGCCGCCGACCGAGCCGCCGACACGGTCAGCGACGTCGCGACCAGCAGCTTCGTCGAGCTCGCCGAGGTGCTCGGCTGCTGATCCCGGACGGGACCGCGGTGCTACGCGGACACCTCCTCGTCGTCGCCGTCGGGCTCCGACGCCAGGGCACCTCCGGTACGGGCCGAGCGGCCACGGAGGGAGAGCGGAAGAGCGGCCCTCACCAGCCCGAGGAGCACGCTGGCCCCGGAGCTCCGGCAGAGATGGCCGTGGGCGCCGAGGCGCATGGCCAGGCGGCCGCCGGCGCCCGAGTCGATCGGGGTGAGCACCACGATGGTCGCCTGCGGGACCTTGCGGCGCAGCACCGGGGTGGCCTCGACGGCGTTCAGCAGCGGCAGCTCGGTGTCGAGGAGGATCAGGTCGGGTCGCAGCAGCTCGGCCAGACCCACGGCGGACGCCCCGTCGTGCGCGTGGTCGACGACGTCGAAGCCGGCCGCCCCGGAGAGGATGTCCCCGAGCCGCCGCGCGTCGAGGTCGTGCGGAGTGGCGATCAGGACCCGAACCGCCTCCACCTCTCCCGTGCGAACCGGCCCCTCCATCACCTTCCTCACTCTCCGTCCCAGTTCAGCGGCGCACCCGCCGGCGGCGAGGCCCTCCTTCCCCGAGTACCGAAGCCGCCAGCGGGTCTATCACCGAATCCTATCAGGGAAGCGTAATAATGGTACCGATCTTGTACGCATCCCGGACCGGGCGGAGCTGCTCAGGCACACCTTTCTGGTCGTGGCCCGCCGGAGCGGCGAGGTGGCGTGATCCGGGAATGGTGGAAACCTTCATATTGAATATCACCAAATCCGATATTCAGCCGCGCGCCGGACAGGCTTCGGCGGATAATGAGACCCGACTCCCACGTTGGCGAGAGAGGTGAGAGGAGGGTTGTGATGCATCCTGACCGCGGTGACCGGGCGCCCTCGGAGCGGCAGGTGGACGTGCTCCTGGTGGAGGACGACCCGGCCGTCTCGCTCATGTATCAGACCAAGCTCGAGGCCGACGGGTACCGGGTGGGGATCGCCGCCGACGGCCAGGAGGGCATCGACCTCGCCAACGCGCTCCAGCCCAGCGTCATCGTGCTCGACGTCCAGCTGCCCCGGCGGGATGGGTTCGAGGTGCTGAGCGCGCTCCGCGGTGCCGCCGCCACCCGCGCCATCCCGGTGGTGCTGCTCAGCAATCTCGGCGACGGGTCGATCGCGGCCCGGGGGCTGCAGCTGGGGGCGGAGCAGTTCCTCCTCAAGGTGCACACCACCCCCGCCGAGCTCTCCGCCGAGGTCGGTCCCTGGGTCCAGGACGCCGCGCCGTAGGGGAGCGGCCACGGGCCGGTGGGCTACCCTGGCGCGGTGAGCGAGA
This genomic stretch from Candidatus Dormiibacterota bacterium harbors:
- a CDS encoding haloacid dehalogenase type II; translated protein: MGPSPPDRAVKDLADSVQVLAFDIFGTTVDWRTGVAEQVAEIAAGRGITLDAGALTDAWRERYLPSMERVRSGERPWAVLDALHRESLDELLELFGVAGAFDEPSRRRLVRTWHRLPAWEDVAEGLDRLRRRYTVVALSNGGFALLVHLIKAARLEFDAVLSAENARRYKPDPRVYRMAGELLDVAPGQVLMVAAHRWDLDGARSAGLRTAFVERPAEKGPHRAADRAADTVSDVATSSFVELAEVLGC
- a CDS encoding response regulator — its product is MEGPVRTGEVEAVRVLIATPHDLDARRLGDILSGAAGFDVVDHAHDGASAVGLAELLRPDLILLDTELPLLNAVEATPVLRRKVPQATIVVLTPIDSGAGGRLAMRLGAHGHLCRSSGASVLLGLVRAALPLSLRGRSARTGGALASEPDGDDEEVSA
- a CDS encoding response regulator — its product is MHPDRGDRAPSERQVDVLLVEDDPAVSLMYQTKLEADGYRVGIAADGQEGIDLANALQPSVIVLDVQLPRRDGFEVLSALRGAAATRAIPVVLLSNLGDGSIAARGLQLGAEQFLLKVHTTPAELSAEVGPWVQDAAP